The Candidatus Krumholzibacteriia bacterium genome includes the window TCCGGCGCGCCGGCCGCGACCGCCGCCTCGGCCAGAATCTCCACGGTGCGGCGGATGCACTTCCGCGCCGCCCGGTGCGGGCTCAGGATGACGGGGTTGCGCGTCTTGACGCAGAGCAGCACCTTGAAGATCGCCGTCGAAGTGGGGTTCGTGAGCGGGATCATGGCCAGAACGGGACCTTTGGGATGGGCGATCTCGGTGATCCCGGTGAGCGGATCGTCGCTGACCACGCCTACGGTCTTGCGGTCCTTGAGGTCGTCGTACACCACCAGACAGGCCCAGGCGTTCTTGATCGCCTTGTGCTCGTAGAGCCCCATGCCGGTCTCTTCGTGCGCCAGGCGGGCCAGCTCCAGGCGCGCGTCGTAGGCGGCGGTGAACACGGCCTGCACGATGCGATCGACCTTCTCCTGGGTGCAGGAGCGAAACGCTTCGGCGGCGCGCGCGGCGCGCCCCACGATCTCGTCGGCGTATGCGTCGTAGCGATCCACGCCGCTCCTCGTGCCGGGGAGAGCGGGCACGGCGGCAGCCTCGCCGCGGACCCGGTGCAGGCGGAAATCCCAGGCTAGCACGGCGTTCCGTGCCGGGCAACGTCTTGTGAGCACAGCGCCCGGATGCTACTCTCGCGTCTCGCACGGTGGGTTCCATTGCAACGCTGGAGAACGAGCGGCGCCACCTCGTCCCGCGGGGGTCGGGCGGTTGCCGCCGGCGACGACGGCGCTGCACCGAACCGATGAAGTTCCGCCGGCTGTCGGGGCGCTGGGAATCACGAGAACGGAGTGGCCATGGATGATCTGCACAAGACGATCCTGGACTACGTGCGCCGGGAGTACCTGGACGAGGACAGCGACGAGGAGATCGACGTGGAGTCGCCGCTCCTGTCGAGCGGCATCGTCGACTCTTTTTCCATGGTGTCGCTGAAGTCCTTCCTGGAGCGGAAGTACAAGATCTCCATCCCCGACGCCCGCGCCACCTCGGAAGCCTTCGATTCCGTCGACGAGATCGCCAAGCTGGTGCAGGAGATGCAGAAAGGCTAGGGAGGGCGGCCATGGTGATGAATGCGGCCATCCGGGCGGCGCTGCGCGGCGAGCTCGACTCCATCCGCGCTGCCGGTCTCCTCAAGGAGGAGCGCACCATCCACTCCCCCCAAGGGGCGTGGATCGAGGTGGAGTACCCCGAGGGGGCAGAGACCAAGCGGGTCATCAACATGTGCGCCAACAACTACCTGGGCTTGTCGAGCCACCCCGAGGTGGTGGCGGCAGCCCACGACGGCCTGCGCTCCCACGGTTACGGCATGTCGTCGGTGCGCTTCATCTGCGGTACCCAGGACATCCATCGCGCCCTGGAACACAAGCTCACCGAGTTCTTGGGGACGGAGGATACGATTCTCTTTCCCTCCTGCATGGACGCCAATGCCGGGGTCTTCGAGGCGGTGCTGGGGGCGGAAGACGTGATGATCGCCGACCGGCTCGTGCACGCTTCCATTGTCGACGGCATCCGCCTGTGCAAGGCGCAGCAGGACACCTACAAGCACTCCGACATGGGACACCTGGAAGAAAAGCTGCAGCTGCATCAGGACAAGCGCATGCGCATGATCATCACCGACGGCGTCTTCTCCATGGATGGAGACATCGCCGCCTTGGACGAAATCTGCTCACTGGCGGAAAAGTACGATGCTCTGGTGTTCGTGGACGACTCGCACGCCACCGGCTTCATGGGTTCTCACGGCCGCGGCACCCACGAGCACTGCGGCGTGCTCGGGCGCATCGACGTCATCACCACCACCCTCGGCAAGGCGCTCGGGGGGGCCTCCGGCGGCTGCGTCAGCGGACGCAGCGAGATCGTCCAGCTCTGCCGGCAGCGGGCCCGGCCGTACCTTTTCTCCAACACCATGCCGCCCGTCATCGTCAGCGCCGCGCTCAAAGTGCTCGACCTGGTCTCGGTCACCACCGAACGGCGGGACAAGCTCGAACGCAACACGCGATTCTGGCGCCAGGGCCTCGTCGACGCCGGCTTCGACCTCCGGCCCGGCGACAGCCCCATCGTCCCGGTCATGCTCTACAACGCCAAGCTGGCCGCCGACGTGGCGCGTGATCTCTTCGCCGAGGGGGTTTACGCCGTCGGCTTTTCCTTCCCGGTGGTTCCCAAGGGACAGGCGCGCATTCGCACCCAACTTTCCGCCGCCCACGACATGGAACACTTGGAGTTCGCCCTTCAGGCTTTCCGGAAGGTGGGCGCCGCCCACGGCGTCCTCGGTCTCGGAAAGAAGGAGATCCTGGAAAAATTCGGCGCCTGAAACACCGATTGCGCCTTTTTCCCCAGGGAATCCGCCGTCCGGCGACGCAGCGGCTGCGCACACCGGCCTCCGACATCCTTCTTGCATGCACTGCCGTTGACGTTCTGTCCCGCGCTTGCTACCGTTCCCATTGACCGCATCGGAAACAGGTCCCTCCGGCTTGCGCCCCCGCAATTCCGGCGGATGTGCGGCATCCACCGGCCTGCGCCCGGGCCCGGGCTTCGCGATCGGCACCGCGCCCCGATCCCAGCTTCGAACGGAGGGAAGCAATGAAACATTTGCTCCAGATTGGTGTCGTGGCCTTGGCGCTCGTCGTCGGTGCCGGCAACGCCGCCGCGCAACTCAGCGTCCAGCTCTCTTTCGACCGCGCCGTCGCCCATCCAGGGGATACGGTCACCCTATCCGGTTCGGTGTCGAACACGCACGACCTGGCGGTCTTCGCCTACATGTCGGCCACCGTGTTCCTGAACGGAGCGCCCCTGAACTCCTTCAGCGGCCGCGTTCCCCTCGAGCCGGGCGAGAGCATTTCCAGCAGCCTGTCCTTCGACGTTCCGTCGCTTCTACCCGGCGGCAGCCTCATGATCGAGCTGCGCGGCCGGGCTTGTGACGGCAGCACCATTGCGAGCACGTCGATCGTGCTCGAGAGATCCGTGGTCGCCTCGGGCGACGCGGCGCTGCGCAGCCTCGGTAAGGATCTCTTGCGTGGTTTCGGCCTCGAAGTGACGCCCACAGCGGTGAAGACTTCCACCATGGGCAACATCAAGAGTCTGTACCGCTAGCGTCGGGTCGAGTCGAGGGAAAGCGCACACTCCTCGCGGTCCTTCGCACGCAGGCGGGGACGGACAGAATTCGTGCTTGCTGGGGCGCCGTGGCACACGTGCTGCGGCGCCCCACTGCTTGCGGCCGGCACGGCCCCACACTGCACCTCCCTCCTCTGCACCTCCCTCCTGACACCCGAACCCTCTCGACGCGCAGCGGCGGAAGCGCTAGCTTTCGCGCCAGCAGCGGAAGCGCTAGCTTTCGCCGCAGCGGCTGGCAGGAATCCGGCCGCCCGGGCTTGGCGCGAAGGAGGTCCCGATGGTCCCCGTGATGAGTCTCTGGCTCCCGATCCTCATTTCGACCGTGCTCGTCTTCTTCGCCAGTTCCTTCCTGCACATGGTCCTCCCCTGGCACCGCAAGGACTTCGGCAAGCTCCCGGACGAAGACGCGGTGACCGAGGCGCTGCGAAAGAGCGGCGTCGGGCGTGGCGAGTACATGTTCCCCTGCCCGAGCTCGCCGGCCACGATGCGCTCCCCCGAAATGCTGGAGAAATACAAGCGCGGCCCGATCGGCATCCTGACCATCCTGCCGGCGGGAGCGCCGAAGATGGGCAAGTCGCTCGCGAAGTGGTTCCTTTACATCCTGGTTGCGGGGATCTTCGTCGCCTATTTGGCAGGGCGGACGCTGGCCCCGGAGACGGAATACCGCGTCGTCTTCCGCTTCGCGAGCACGATGGCCTTCGTCATCTACGCCGGCGCTCTGTGGCAGGGAGTCGTCTGGCTGGGGCGTTCCTGGAAGACGGTGCTGCGCAGCACCATCGACGCCCTCGTCTACAGCCTGCTCATCGCCGGCGCCTTCGGCGGTTTCTGGCCGCGCCCCTAGGCCGCGTATTTTTCCAGGATCCCCTGCACCACCCGGCGCGACAGGCTGTGATACGTCGGGCTGGCGGCCGCGAAGATCTCCGCCGCCAGCACGCGGGTGCGCGGGTGCCTGCCGAGCGCCGTGTACAGCGGGCGCAAGTACTTCATGCGCCCCACTCGGGTCAGGACCTCGCGCAAGCGGTCGAACACCGGCGCGTGATCCGAGCCGGCGGCGATGGTCAGCCATTCGACGAGGATCTCGTAGTTGCCCCGCTGGGTGAGGCCGAGCTTGGCGTCCAGCCAGTCACAGGAAGCGGCGTCGAGCTGCCGCGGTAGGTTCTGAAGGTAGACGACCAGCTCGCTCGGGTTCCAGCCGGCGACCTGCTCCGGCGACGGGCGCGCTCCCTGCCCCCACTTCCCGGCGAGCTGCACCAGCGCGTCCAGCGAGGCCGAGCGGAACACCGGCGAGTTCGCCGGCAAGCCCGGCGCGTAGAGCCAGGTCTTCGCATCCACCTTCGCCGCAGTTCCGGGCAGCTTCGACTCCAGGAAGTCGACGAATTCCTCCGTGGTGATGGAGGTGAAGCGGTAGCGCGCCATGTAGTCGCGCATGAAGCGGTCGAAGCTGCTGCGCCCGACGGTATTCTCGATCAGTGCCAAAAAGCGTGAACCCTTCTCGTACGGAACGGTGGAGAACACGTCGTCCGGATCCACGCCTTCGAGCTCGGTGCGCAGGCGCGTGAGCGCCGACTCCGCGCCGAAGCGCTGCATCGATTCGTCCAACGCGTTCTGCCCGATGGCCCAGCCGAGGACGGCGTCGTCGACGCCGTGCAGCGCCTCGCGGATCCGCCGTTCCGCCCACACCGTGGCGCCCTCGTTGAGCCAGAAGTGCTCCGCTGTGGCGTTGGTGACCAGGTTTCCCGTCCAGGAGTGAGCCAGTTCGTGCGCCACCACGTCCACCAGCGAGCGGTCACCGGCGAGCAGCGTCGGAGTGAGGAAGGTCATGCGCGGGTTCTCCATGCCGCCGTACGGGAACGAGGGCGGCAGCACCAGCATGTCGTAGCGCTCCCATTCGTAGGGCCCGAAGAGCGACTCGGCCTTGACGATCATCGACTCGATCTCGGCGAACTCCCAGGCCGCGGCCTTCACCACTCCCGGCTCGGCCCAGACGCGCGAGCGTGGCGAGAGATCGCGGGAGTCGAGGTCGCCGACCGCAAGCGCCAGCAGATACGGCGGGATGGGCTGGGGCATCTCGAAGAGGAAGGTGTGCGTACCCGGCTGCGGCCCCGGCCGCACCCCGGCTGGCCCTGCCGACATCACCGCAGCGAGCGGCTCCGGGATGGTGATCGCGGCGCGATAGGCGACGCGCACGACCGGCGTGTCCTGGCAGGGCACCATGCTCCGGGCATGGATGGCCTGACACTGGCTGAAGAGGAATGGATGCCGCTTGCCGTCGGTCTGTGTCGGCGCCAGCCATTGCAGCGCCACCGCACCTGGCGAGGTGGTGTAAGCGATGCTCACCTCGCGCGTCCCGGGAGGGAGTTGCAACCGCAGCCTCTCTCCGAGGATCTCCTTGTCTTCCCCCACCTCGAAGGGCACGATCCCGCCATCCTGGGTGCGCACGCTGTGGATGACCAGGGCCTTGCTGTCCAGATCGAACGTTCCTCCCGAGGGGCGCTCGAGCTCCAGGACCACACGGCCGTCGAGAACTTGCCGGTCGAAATCGACGCGCAGTTCGAGTTGCCAGCGCTTCGTGCGCGGCTGGGCGTCGTCGTAATAGGAATGCGGATCCACACGTGCCAAGGCTCGCCTCCCGCGTTCACGCCATGAGCGGACAGTATAGACTGCCACCTCGCCGCCGTCTCGCTCCCGCCCGGCGCCGGCCCGCCACGCGTGGCCCGCCCGTCACGCGGCGCCGGCCCGCCACGCGTCGCCTGCCCGGGTGCCGCGCCGGCCAGCTCGTCAACGGAACAATGCTTTGATTCCCGACCAAGTACGCGCTTCGAGGCTGGTGATTGCGTGCACGATCTGGCCACCCTCCTCGCCCTGCGGATAGACGTTGGTGCAGACGAGGAGATACCAGCGCTCCTGCCGCAAGTCGCGCATCTGGTCGTGTGTGAGTCCAGAGAGCAGGACGTGCCGGGTCCGCCCCAGGTCGTAAAGCACCGGCCCGATCTCGCCGTTCCGGGCCGGTCCGCAGATGCGCAACGAGGTCAACGTGCCACGCAGGCTGCCGAAGTCGATGAAGCCCGAGAAGGTTGTCGTAGGCAGGTCGAGGAGGAGGTCACCGCTGCCGGCCGCGGGTGAGTCCGTCGGCGGCACCATGAAATGCCCCGCGATCGAGAAGACGAAGCGTTCGCTCTCGGCGCCGGCGGGAACGGCGGCGAGCATCGCCCCCGCCAGGAGCCACGCAACGGCACGGGAGAAGCGCTCGCCCGCCCGTGTCACGACCCGCCTCCTGCATTCGAGCCGAGGAAGCCAAGGGACATCTCACTTCGAAGCGGCCCGAGTATAGCCCCTCGCCGGTGGACTCAGGTAGGTCCATGCGCCCCCTCCACCCGCTTCTTGACGCACCCACGCTCCTCCACCCACATTGCCCTCCATGACGGATCCGTCCCAGGTGCAACCCGCCGCCCAGCCCCACGTGCTCTTCGTCTGCGTCGAGAACTCCTGCCGGTCGCAGATCGCCGAGGGCTTCGCCCGGGCCCTCGCAGGCACCCGGGTCGCGGTGCACAGTGCCGGTTCCCGCCCCTCGGGCCGGGTACACCCGGGCGCCCTCAGGTTCATGGCCGAGAAAGGCATCGACCTGTCGAGCCACGCATCGAAGGGTCTCACGGACCTTCCGAGAGGCGTCGTCTGGGACTACGTCGTCACCATGGGCTGCGGCGACGAGTGCCCCTACTTGCCGGCCCGGCAGCGGCTGGACTGGGACCTGCCCGACCCGAAGGACATGGGTGACACCGAGTTTCGCGCCGTGCGCGACCGCATCGAACAGCTGGTCCGGGAGCTCCTCGAGAGCGCAGGCGCTGCCTAGGCCGGCACCACCGCCCCCGGCTTCTCGGCGGCGCTCGCTGGTGCGAACGAGAGCGGGAAGGTAAGATCGTCCCACACGCCGGCCCCCCTCCCGGTGCGTGCCGAGGGCGCGTCGGCCATGGGAGGCGAAACATGCCCGACGAAAAGCCCGCCGACCCCGGCGCGTCCCTGGCGCGACGCGATTTCCTCAAGCTCACCACCGCCGCCACCGCGGGCTTCCTCGCCCAAGGCATGCTCGGCGCACGCGCCGGCTCCATGCCCGAACTCCCAACCAATCCCGTCACCGCGGCGAACCTGCCGACGCGCAACCTGGGACGCACGGGCTACCAGGTGGGTCTATTCAGCCTCGGCGGTCAGGCCGCCATCGAACAGTCCGACAACGACGAGGTCGCCGTGGCCATCGTCGAGCGCGCTCTCGATTTGGGGGTCAACTACATCGACACCGCGGCTGCGTACGGCAGCGGTGTGAGCCAGCGCACCATCGGCCAGGTCATGAAGCGCCGCCGTCGCGAGGCCTTCCTGGCCACGAAGACAGGGCGACGCACCCGCGACGAGGCGCTCGCCCAGCTCGAGGAGTCCCTGCGCTCGCTCCAGACCGACCACATCGATCTCTGGCAAGTGCACAACCTGTCGCGGCTCGAACAGGTGGAGCAGATCTTCGCTCCTGGCGGCGCCATCGAGGCCTTCGTGCAAGCGCGGGAGCAGAAGCTCGTCCGCTTCCTCGGCGTCACCGGTCACGCCGATCCGGAAGTGCTGATGGAAGCGATCCGCCGCTTCCCCTTCGACAACATCCTGATGGCGCTGAACGCGGCGGACAAGCACCACTTGAGCTTCATGGAGCAGCTGCTGCCGCTGGCGTTGGAGAAGCAAATGGGGATCGTCGGCATGAAAGTCCCAGCGCGCGGCCGCATCCTGTCGTCATGGAAGCCTGCCGCCGACACCGGTTCCTCCCGGGAAGACGGTACCGGCGCCGGAGTCCTCAGTATGCGCGAAGCGGTGCACTACGTGCTCTCGCTTCCCGTGAGCACGATCATCATCGGCTGTGATTCCGTGGCTCAGCTCGAGGAAAACGTGCAACACGCCAAGGAATTCACCCCACTCAACGACACGCAGATGGCCGGCCTGGCGGAACGCACGGCTTCGATCCATCGCCAGGCGCTCTTCTTCCGTCGCTGGCCATGAGCGGCGAAGCGCCGGTACCGGCACTGGTGCCGGCCAGCGACCACTCTGTTCTCGTGCGCTTCGGCGACGAGATCGCGCTCGAAGCGCATCGACAGGTCCTGCGCCTGACAACGGCGCTCCTCGAGCAACCAGCGCCGTTCATCCGCAACCTGCATCCGGCGTATGCCTCTGTCCTGGTTTCCTTCGACCCGAGGGCGGCCTCGCCTGCCGCAGTGCAGGATTATCTCGCGAAGCTGTTGCAGGAGTTGCCGGAGGTGGAGTTGCCACCGTCACGCACGGTGGAGATTCCAGTCTGCTACGAGCCGCCATTCGCGCCCGACCTGGAAGAGGTCGCATCGCTCCATGGTCTCTCCGCCGCCGAGGTGATCGCGCTCCACACGCAGGCCGAGTACCGCGTCTACTTCCTCGGCTTTTCTCCCGGTTTCCCCTACATGGGTGGGCTGCCGGCGCAGCTGGTGACACCCCGCCTGGCCACGCCGCGCACTCGAGTGCCTGCGGGCAGCGTCGCCATCGGCGGCGCGCAGACCGGTGTTTATCCCCTCGCCTCGCCCGGTGGCTGGCGTCTCATCGGGAGGACGCCGCTGCCTCTCTTTCGCCCCGAAGCCTCGCCGCCGGCGCTCCTGCAGATGGGAGATCTGGTGCGCTTCGTCAGCGTGAGTAGGGAGGCATACGAGGCCTTCGCAGGCGAGAGCGGCATCGATGGGCAGAAGGACGATCTTCTGCGATGAACGCCGCCAACGACATGAACGAAGCGACAGTCCTCGTCGAGAAGCCGGGTTTCCTTTCGACGCTCCAGGATCTCGGCCGTCCTGGACTCGCGCATCAGGGCATCTCGGCCTCGGGTGCAGCGGATGCGCTGGCGCTCCGGCTCGGCAACCTCCTCCTCGGCAACGAGGAGAACGCCCCCGCCCTCGAGATGACGCTCGTCGGCGGAACGTTCATTTTCGGCGGCGACAGCATGGTGGTTCTCGCAGGGGCTGACTTCGGCGCAGTGCTGGACAGCGCCCCTCTCCTGCCGTGGCGAGCCACGGTGGTGCGACGCGGCGGCTCCATCGTCCTCGGTGCCGCTCGCGGCGGCGCGCGCGGCTATCTTTGCGTGCGCGGCGGCTTCGCTGTGCCGCCCGTCCTCGGCAGCGCTTCCACTCACGTCCTGACCGGACTCGGCGGCCTGGGCCGGCCGCTTCGCGCCGGGGATCGGCTGCGCTTGCAAAATACCGACCCTCCTCTCTCTCCTCTCAACCTGCGTTGGCTCGAAGCACGTCGGCTCGACCCGCGTTGGCTCGAGGAACAGTACGGCCTGCGCCCGCTTCGCCTCACACCCGGTCCGCAGCTGGACTGGTTCGCCCAGTCCGCACGAGAGAAGCTCGGCGAATCCGACTACGAAGTACTGGAGCAGTCGAACCGCATGGGTCTCCGGCTCGCAGGGCCGCAGCTCGAACGTTCCAAACCTGGAGATCTGCTCACCGAAGGCGTTTCTCTCGGTGCCATCCAGGTGCCCGAGAACGGCCAGCCCATCATCCTCTTCGTCGAGCATCAGACGACCGGGGGTTACCCGAAGATCGCCAACGTCTGCAGCGTGGACATGCACCGCCTGGGGCAGCTCCGGCCACGAGACCGCGTGCGCTTCGGCTGGGTCGAGGTGAAGGAGGCTCACCGCCTCTTCACGAAGCGCGAAGCAGTTCTCACCCACCTGCGCCTGGAGCGAAGGGCATGATTTCCTGGCGACGCGAGATCACACCGCTGCAGTGGAAGGCACTCGCCGCCGCCTGGCTCGGCTGGATGCTGGACGGCATGGACATCATGCTCTACGCCTTCGCGCTGAGCAGCATTCGCCAAGAGTTCGGCCTCGACTCGGCGCAGGCCGGTGCGCTCGCCTCGGTGACGCTGGTGGCCTCCGCCTTCGGCGGCATCCTTTTCGGTGTCCTCGCCGACCGCATCGGCCGCGCCCGCGCCCTGATCTTTTCCATCCTCACCTACTCCGTGTTCACCGCCGCCATGGCCACTTCTCGGAGCCTCGCCCATCTCGTGCTTTGGCGCGCGCTCGTGGGTTTCGGCCTCGGTGGCGAATGGTCCGCCGGTTCCGTCCTCGTCTCCGAAACCTGGCCGGCGCGGCATCGCGGTAAAGCCATCGGCTTCATGCAATCCGGGTGGGCGATCGGCTACATCCTCGCCGCTCTCGGCGCGGCCCTCGTCCTCCCTCGTTACGGCTGGCGGATGCTCTTCCTCCTCGGCATCCTCCCCGCGCTCTGGACGCTCTGGATCCGCCGTCACGTGCCGGAGCCCGAGATCTGGATGCAGCACCGCCGCGACGCTGAATCCGCCGGGCGCGCTGCCCAGGTCGCCCTCGCGCCCGCAACAGCCGCCACCTCGCCGACCGCAGCACGCGCTGCGCTCCCGTCCGCCCCCGTTTCCATCCTCGAGATCCTGCGCCCACCCCTGCTCGGGCGCACTCTGGTCGCCACGCTCATCGGTTCGTGCGTGCTCTTCGCGTACTGGGGCCTGTTCACCTGGATCCCGACCTTCCTCGCTTCGCCCGTCGAGCGCGGCGGGGCGGGACTCGGGCTCGTGCGCTCCACCGGCTGGATCGTGCCCATGCAGATCGGCGCCTTCTGCGGCTACACCCTCTTCGGCTTCGGCGCCGACCGGTTCGGCCGGCGGCCCATGTTCATTGGCTTCCTCGTCGGCGCCGCGGTGATCGTGCCGGTCTATTGCTTGCTCGGGCGCAGCGAAGCAGCCTTACTGCTCCTCGGACCGCTGGTGGGCTTCTTCGGTCATGGGTATTTCAGCGTCTTCGGCTCCATGCTGGCCGAGCTCTTCCCCACCCGCATCCGCGCCACGGCCCAGGGTTTGGCGTACAATTCCGGGCGCGCGGTGAGCGCGCTCGCTCCTTACAGCATCGGCGCCCTGGCGGACGCTCACGGCCTGGGGC containing:
- a CDS encoding MFS transporter; translation: MISWRREITPLQWKALAAAWLGWMLDGMDIMLYAFALSSIRQEFGLDSAQAGALASVTLVASAFGGILFGVLADRIGRARALIFSILTYSVFTAAMATSRSLAHLVLWRALVGFGLGGEWSAGSVLVSETWPARHRGKAIGFMQSGWAIGYILAALGAALVLPRYGWRMLFLLGILPALWTLWIRRHVPEPEIWMQHRRDAESAGRAAQVALAPATAATSPTAARAALPSAPVSILEILRPPLLGRTLVATLIGSCVLFAYWGLFTWIPTFLASPVERGGAGLGLVRSTGWIVPMQIGAFCGYTLFGFGADRFGRRPMFIGFLVGAAVIVPVYCLLGRSEAALLLLGPLVGFFGHGYFSVFGSMLAELFPTRIRATAQGLAYNSGRAVSALAPYSIGALADAHGLGPALASTSAFFLLGAGLVLLLPETRGMDLDSERRLEGSGVPAVVPAAPPQTPASS
- a CDS encoding arsenate reductase ArsC, which produces MTDPSQVQPAAQPHVLFVCVENSCRSQIAEGFARALAGTRVAVHSAGSRPSGRVHPGALRFMAEKGIDLSSHASKGLTDLPRGVVWDYVVTMGCGDECPYLPARQRLDWDLPDPKDMGDTEFRAVRDRIEQLVRELLESAGAA
- a CDS encoding M1 family metallopeptidase gives rise to the protein MDPHSYYDDAQPRTKRWQLELRVDFDRQVLDGRVVLELERPSGGTFDLDSKALVIHSVRTQDGGIVPFEVGEDKEILGERLRLQLPPGTREVSIAYTTSPGAVALQWLAPTQTDGKRHPFLFSQCQAIHARSMVPCQDTPVVRVAYRAAITIPEPLAAVMSAGPAGVRPGPQPGTHTFLFEMPQPIPPYLLALAVGDLDSRDLSPRSRVWAEPGVVKAAAWEFAEIESMIVKAESLFGPYEWERYDMLVLPPSFPYGGMENPRMTFLTPTLLAGDRSLVDVVAHELAHSWTGNLVTNATAEHFWLNEGATVWAERRIREALHGVDDAVLGWAIGQNALDESMQRFGAESALTRLRTELEGVDPDDVFSTVPYEKGSRFLALIENTVGRSSFDRFMRDYMARYRFTSITTEEFVDFLESKLPGTAAKVDAKTWLYAPGLPANSPVFRSASLDALVQLAGKWGQGARPSPEQVAGWNPSELVVYLQNLPRQLDAASCDWLDAKLGLTQRGNYEILVEWLTIAAGSDHAPVFDRLREVLTRVGRMKYLRPLYTALGRHPRTRVLAAEIFAAASPTYHSLSRRVVQGILEKYAA
- the pxpB gene encoding 5-oxoprolinase subunit PxpB translates to MSGEAPVPALVPASDHSVLVRFGDEIALEAHRQVLRLTTALLEQPAPFIRNLHPAYASVLVSFDPRAASPAAVQDYLAKLLQELPEVELPPSRTVEIPVCYEPPFAPDLEEVASLHGLSAAEVIALHTQAEYRVYFLGFSPGFPYMGGLPAQLVTPRLATPRTRVPAGSVAIGGAQTGVYPLASPGGWRLIGRTPLPLFRPEASPPALLQMGDLVRFVSVSREAYEAFAGESGIDGQKDDLLR
- a CDS encoding biotin-dependent carboxyltransferase family protein — its product is MNAANDMNEATVLVEKPGFLSTLQDLGRPGLAHQGISASGAADALALRLGNLLLGNEENAPALEMTLVGGTFIFGGDSMVVLAGADFGAVLDSAPLLPWRATVVRRGGSIVLGAARGGARGYLCVRGGFAVPPVLGSASTHVLTGLGGLGRPLRAGDRLRLQNTDPPLSPLNLRWLEARRLDPRWLEEQYGLRPLRLTPGPQLDWFAQSAREKLGESDYEVLEQSNRMGLRLAGPQLERSKPGDLLTEGVSLGAIQVPENGQPIILFVEHQTTGGYPKIANVCSVDMHRLGQLRPRDRVRFGWVEVKEAHRLFTKREAVLTHLRLERRA
- a CDS encoding aldo/keto reductase, with translation MPDEKPADPGASLARRDFLKLTTAATAGFLAQGMLGARAGSMPELPTNPVTAANLPTRNLGRTGYQVGLFSLGGQAAIEQSDNDEVAVAIVERALDLGVNYIDTAAAYGSGVSQRTIGQVMKRRRREAFLATKTGRRTRDEALAQLEESLRSLQTDHIDLWQVHNLSRLEQVEQIFAPGGAIEAFVQAREQKLVRFLGVTGHADPEVLMEAIRRFPFDNILMALNAADKHHLSFMEQLLPLALEKQMGIVGMKVPARGRILSSWKPAADTGSSREDGTGAGVLSMREAVHYVLSLPVSTIIIGCDSVAQLEENVQHAKEFTPLNDTQMAGLAERTASIHRQALFFRRWP
- the kbl gene encoding glycine C-acetyltransferase, with the translated sequence MNAAIRAALRGELDSIRAAGLLKEERTIHSPQGAWIEVEYPEGAETKRVINMCANNYLGLSSHPEVVAAAHDGLRSHGYGMSSVRFICGTQDIHRALEHKLTEFLGTEDTILFPSCMDANAGVFEAVLGAEDVMIADRLVHASIVDGIRLCKAQQDTYKHSDMGHLEEKLQLHQDKRMRMIITDGVFSMDGDIAALDEICSLAEKYDALVFVDDSHATGFMGSHGRGTHEHCGVLGRIDVITTTLGKALGGASGGCVSGRSEIVQLCRQRARPYLFSNTMPPVIVSAALKVLDLVSVTTERRDKLERNTRFWRQGLVDAGFDLRPGDSPIVPVMLYNAKLAADVARDLFAEGVYAVGFSFPVVPKGQARIRTQLSAAHDMEHLEFALQAFRKVGAAHGVLGLGKKEILEKFGA
- a CDS encoding CHRD domain-containing protein; translated protein: MTRAGERFSRAVAWLLAGAMLAAVPAGAESERFVFSIAGHFMVPPTDSPAAGSGDLLLDLPTTTFSGFIDFGSLRGTLTSLRICGPARNGEIGPVLYDLGRTRHVLLSGLTHDQMRDLRQERWYLLVCTNVYPQGEEGGQIVHAITSLEARTWSGIKALFR
- a CDS encoding acyl carrier protein — translated: MDDLHKTILDYVRREYLDEDSDEEIDVESPLLSSGIVDSFSMVSLKSFLERKYKISIPDARATSEAFDSVDEIAKLVQEMQKG